The Planococcus liqunii genome includes a region encoding these proteins:
- the dapF gene encoding diaminopimelate epimerase, translating into MEFLLYKVHGSMNTFFMLDGEEREDYEEMTLKLAALDPGIDGLLVVLPSQVADAKMRVINRDGSEASMCGNGLRCVARYVCERDGVEEAVIETMKASLHVKKEQPQGDGIAMYAVEISPVSFQMADLPMAYGGETEWRLKPLPFVSEEIPFTAVAVPNPHLIGIVPNEYQSNPAHQQKWAEFFNGPNEYFTDGVNVSYATKVEGGIFVKTFERGVGFTNACGTAMTASALVSCLAGLVPYGEVQVYNPGGMVKCSVEKTGSSFRLRLTGNATYLSKQQFKWEGTDSESGLQMSEELHEQALYEKFIEQTSAVTNQFV; encoded by the coding sequence ATGGAATTTCTACTTTATAAAGTGCACGGTTCAATGAATACGTTTTTCATGCTCGACGGCGAAGAACGGGAAGATTATGAAGAAATGACACTCAAACTTGCCGCGCTTGATCCCGGCATTGACGGGCTGCTCGTGGTGCTGCCGTCTCAAGTGGCGGATGCCAAAATGCGCGTCATCAACCGTGACGGCTCTGAAGCTTCCATGTGCGGCAATGGCCTGCGCTGCGTAGCCCGCTATGTTTGTGAACGCGACGGAGTGGAAGAAGCTGTGATTGAGACGATGAAAGCTTCTTTGCACGTCAAGAAAGAACAGCCGCAAGGCGACGGCATTGCCATGTATGCAGTGGAGATTTCTCCGGTTTCTTTCCAAATGGCTGATTTGCCGATGGCATACGGCGGCGAAACCGAGTGGAGATTAAAGCCGCTGCCATTTGTTTCAGAAGAGATTCCATTCACCGCTGTAGCGGTACCGAATCCGCATCTGATCGGAATCGTGCCAAACGAATACCAAAGCAATCCGGCGCACCAGCAAAAATGGGCGGAATTTTTCAATGGCCCCAATGAATATTTTACCGACGGCGTCAATGTCTCCTACGCGACAAAAGTGGAAGGCGGCATTTTTGTGAAAACCTTTGAACGGGGCGTCGGGTTTACCAATGCGTGCGGTACAGCCATGACTGCGTCCGCTCTTGTCAGCTGCCTGGCGGGTCTGGTGCCTTACGGTGAAGTGCAAGTTTATAATCCCGGCGGCATGGTGAAATGTTCCGTCGAAAAAACCGGCAGCAGCTTCCGTCTGCGCTTGACCGGCAATGCCACTTATTTGTCTAAACAGCAATTCAAATGGGAAGGGACAGATTCGGAAAGCGGTTTGCAAATGTCTGAAGAACTGCATGAGCAAGCACTTTACGAAAAATTCATTGAACAGACATCTGCTGTCACCAACCAGTTTGTTTAA
- a CDS encoding undecaprenyldiphospho-muramoylpentapeptide beta-N-acetylglucosaminyltransferase gives MDKRTILLTGGGTAGHVSLNQALIPELEKMGYNVEYIGSKDGIESELIPDAFPKVRYHAISSGKLRRYFSTKNFTDPARVGKGLLQAMNIIRKTKPAAIFSKGGFVSVPVAMAGKALAVPVIIHESDVTPGLANKIAMPFANHIFTVFNETLKHLPKEKSTCTGSVIRGELMEGSAEIGRSLCNFDNGRPVLMIMGGSQGSAVINNAIRANLPALLEEFNIVHLCGKDNVDRNLESVPNYCQFEYVTTELPHLLHLTDFVVSRAGSNSIFEFLALKKPMLLIPLSKQQSRGDQILNAELFRKQGLANVVEEEELTPERFLAEMKKLQVDEELLIDRMTKAEAPKTASAMAELVVAHAKKK, from the coding sequence ATGGACAAACGAACAATTTTATTGACAGGCGGCGGGACAGCGGGGCACGTATCGCTGAACCAGGCGCTGATTCCTGAGTTAGAGAAAATGGGCTACAATGTGGAATATATCGGCTCTAAAGACGGCATCGAAAGTGAATTGATTCCCGATGCTTTCCCGAAAGTCCGGTATCACGCCATTTCAAGCGGCAAATTGCGCCGTTATTTTTCCACGAAAAACTTCACCGATCCGGCACGGGTCGGAAAAGGGCTTCTACAAGCGATGAACATCATCCGGAAAACGAAGCCGGCTGCCATTTTTTCAAAAGGCGGCTTTGTGTCAGTGCCCGTCGCCATGGCGGGTAAAGCCTTGGCGGTGCCGGTCATCATCCACGAATCCGATGTAACTCCGGGCCTCGCAAACAAAATCGCCATGCCTTTTGCGAATCATATCTTTACGGTGTTCAATGAGACATTGAAACACTTGCCAAAAGAAAAATCCACTTGCACCGGTTCAGTGATCCGTGGGGAATTGATGGAAGGGTCAGCTGAAATCGGCAGAAGCCTCTGCAATTTTGACAACGGCCGTCCTGTTTTGATGATCATGGGCGGCAGCCAAGGTTCAGCAGTCATCAACAATGCCATCCGCGCGAACTTGCCGGCACTTTTGGAAGAATTCAATATCGTTCATTTATGCGGCAAAGACAATGTGGACAGGAATTTGGAAAGCGTACCGAATTATTGCCAATTCGAATACGTCACAACGGAATTGCCTCATTTACTGCATTTGACGGATTTTGTCGTGTCGCGAGCCGGCTCCAATTCAATCTTTGAGTTTTTGGCATTGAAAAAACCGATGCTGCTGATTCCACTGTCGAAACAGCAAAGCCGTGGAGACCAGATCCTGAATGCAGAGCTCTTTAGAAAGCAAGGCTTAGCAAACGTCGTCGAAGAAGAAGAACTGACGCCGGAACGCTTTTTGGCGGAAATGAAAAAACTGCAGGTGGATGAAGAATTGCTGATCGACCGCATGACAAAAGCGGAAGCGCCGAAAACGGCTTCTGCCATGGCTGAACTGGTAGTTGCCCACGCCAAGAAAAAATAA
- a CDS encoding MATE family efflux transporter gives MFETKTKTEKFKMLLRIVFPILVTQVAMYLVTFFDIYMTARYNTEDLAGVSIGSSFWMPVYIGLAGILMSITPIVAQLMGAAKREEVKDAVQQGIYLAIILAVLIFAFFLFGADSLLGLMDLEAAVESVAGEYIFAMSLGLVPLFIYNVLRYYIDALGATRVSMFISLLSAPINVFFNYLLIFGNFGFPELGGAGAGYASAITYWVVLFIAGWIVHTRKPFKSFGVFSGWAKLSLARVKEISRIGVPIGISIFAETSIFSAVTLMMSTYGTITIAAHQIAINFTSLLYMLPLSISMGATILVGFEVGAKRFHDARQYSWISVISAVAFSFVSAFTLYFLRHDIAALYSSDPAVINLAVQFLVFAALFQLSDAIQAPVQGALRGYKDVNITFIMALISYWVIGLPSGYLLATFTGFEAFGYWIGLIAGLTAGAVTLSFRLNKIQKKIAAY, from the coding sequence ATGTTTGAAACGAAGACAAAAACGGAAAAATTCAAGATGCTGCTTCGCATTGTTTTTCCGATTTTGGTTACACAAGTTGCGATGTATTTGGTCACGTTTTTTGATATTTATATGACTGCCCGTTACAATACGGAAGATTTGGCGGGCGTTTCGATCGGGTCTTCTTTTTGGATGCCGGTTTATATCGGTCTTGCCGGAATCCTCATGTCCATCACCCCAATTGTAGCACAATTAATGGGTGCCGCGAAAAGAGAAGAAGTGAAAGATGCCGTGCAGCAAGGGATTTATTTGGCCATCATACTGGCTGTCCTCATTTTCGCCTTTTTCTTATTCGGAGCAGACAGTCTTCTCGGCCTGATGGATCTGGAAGCCGCGGTCGAATCCGTAGCGGGCGAATACATCTTTGCGATGAGCCTTGGCCTGGTTCCGCTGTTTATCTATAACGTGCTCCGTTATTATATCGACGCACTCGGTGCAACGCGGGTATCCATGTTCATATCGCTTTTATCTGCACCAATCAATGTATTTTTCAACTACCTGCTGATCTTCGGGAATTTCGGCTTTCCGGAACTGGGCGGCGCAGGAGCGGGATATGCCTCTGCCATCACTTATTGGGTTGTACTGTTTATCGCCGGCTGGATTGTCCATACACGAAAGCCGTTCAAGTCTTTCGGCGTTTTCAGCGGCTGGGCGAAATTATCACTCGCCCGTGTAAAAGAGATCAGCCGCATTGGCGTGCCGATTGGCATTTCCATATTCGCTGAGACGAGCATTTTCTCTGCCGTCACGCTCATGATGAGCACTTATGGCACCATCACCATCGCGGCACACCAAATCGCCATCAACTTCACTTCGCTCTTGTATATGCTCCCGCTCAGCATTTCAATGGGCGCAACCATTCTCGTCGGTTTTGAAGTCGGCGCCAAACGTTTCCACGATGCCCGGCAGTACAGCTGGATCAGCGTCATTTCAGCAGTTGCTTTCAGTTTCGTGTCGGCATTCACCTTGTACTTCTTGCGCCATGACATTGCGGCTTTGTATTCATCAGATCCGGCGGTGATCAATCTGGCGGTGCAGTTCCTGGTATTTGCGGCACTGTTCCAGCTTTCAGATGCCATACAGGCACCTGTCCAAGGAGCGCTCCGCGGCTACAAGGACGTGAACATCACTTTCATCATGGCGTTGATTTCGTACTGGGTAATCGGCTTGCCATCAGGTTACCTGCTCGCAACCTTCACCGGTTTTGAAGCATTCGGCTACTGGATCGGTTTGATCGCCGGGTTGACTGCAGGCGCTGTCACTTTGTCATTCAGACTTAATAAAATACAAAAAAAGATTGCCGCTTACTGA
- a CDS encoding CobW family GTP-binding protein — protein sequence MIDVYLFSGFLGSGKTTLLKHVIQQAKDAGLKPAVFMNELGEMNFDSDAVEDGIPLKELLDGCICCTGSEKSEAQLQTLLAEEEFDVLLIETTGAAHPVEALDAIFSPLFAEKLKFKGIVTVADSKRWLDRSQLSPQIRSLYLEQIRHADLILANKMDLLTEAEQAQVTFEVQGLNPEAQIIQTVQSKVPFSQLQKISASKSGAVQEAPVSKLNLNAKVLEFQNPIKRDDFEEWLRALPESVFRIKGYVPLEGDKYPHAFQYAYGMAQWLPEYMKMQTQIVVIGENLEGIELP from the coding sequence ATGATTGATGTATACCTATTTAGCGGATTTTTGGGAAGCGGCAAAACCACGCTTCTGAAACATGTCATTCAGCAAGCGAAAGACGCCGGATTAAAACCCGCCGTGTTCATGAACGAACTAGGCGAAATGAATTTTGACTCGGATGCTGTGGAAGACGGCATTCCGTTAAAAGAACTGCTGGACGGCTGCATTTGCTGCACCGGTTCCGAGAAATCGGAGGCTCAGCTGCAGACGCTCCTCGCGGAAGAAGAGTTTGATGTCCTATTGATTGAAACTACGGGGGCGGCGCATCCTGTCGAAGCGCTTGATGCCATTTTCTCACCGCTTTTTGCAGAAAAACTTAAATTCAAAGGCATCGTCACTGTGGCCGACAGCAAACGCTGGCTCGACCGCAGCCAGCTGTCGCCGCAGATCCGGTCTCTTTACCTGGAACAGATCCGCCATGCCGATTTGATTTTAGCAAACAAGATGGATCTTTTAACGGAAGCCGAACAGGCCCAAGTGACATTTGAAGTGCAAGGGCTAAACCCTGAGGCGCAAATCATTCAAACCGTGCAGTCCAAAGTGCCTTTTTCGCAGCTTCAGAAAATCTCCGCAAGCAAAAGCGGGGCCGTCCAGGAAGCACCGGTTTCCAAACTAAATTTAAATGCTAAAGTCTTAGAGTTTCAAAACCCGATAAAGCGGGACGACTTTGAAGAATGGCTGCGCGCCTTGCCGGAATCGGTATTCCGCATCAAAGGCTACGTACCGCTCGAAGGAGATAAATACCCGCATGCATTCCAGTATGCGTACGGCATGGCCCAGTGGCTCCCGGAATACATGAAGATGCAGACGCAGATCGTTGTCATCGGAGAAAACTTGGAAGGGATCGAGCTGCCTTGA
- a CDS encoding S41 family peptidase: MDDKRPGENQDQIPPVEEAPAHFIRMKTFYFIMLVFTLILCTAGLTVFALTFGDEKAVEVSSPERREFEKLYAAYDQVQQEYFEDVDSNVLINGAINGMVESLGDPYSDYMNEEEAAQFSQGISSSFQGIGAEVQERNGLINIVSPIKGSPAEKAGLKPGDKILKVDGESIQGFSASEAVMLIRGEKGTEVTLTIQRGDLAEPLEVKIVRDDIPIETVYPEMIGDGVAHIQVTSFSENTAKELTDAISEMEKQGMKAMVMDVRQNPGGLLTTALEISNLFIDEGKEMFEVQAKGEEPEIYLAESGSKVKVPVTLLIDGGSASASEILAGAMKESADVTLIGENTFGKGTVQTANDMADGSNLKFTTAKWLTPDGNWIHEKGIAPDVKVAYPEYASLPVLDSSLEIKDGTISEQVKTAEQMLEALGYKVGKVDGVFEEQLTDAVEQFQEDNELETTGVVTGDTTFAIMEALSKKIDEEDPQLLEAKKIVMEEAGIKAEPAKESAEEEPKE, from the coding sequence ATGGATGATAAGCGTCCAGGCGAAAATCAAGACCAGATTCCGCCTGTAGAAGAAGCGCCTGCCCATTTTATCCGGATGAAAACATTCTACTTTATCATGCTTGTCTTCACCTTGATACTATGTACGGCCGGATTAACGGTATTTGCTTTAACTTTTGGAGACGAAAAGGCAGTGGAAGTCAGCTCTCCTGAAAGACGGGAATTTGAAAAATTATATGCGGCTTACGATCAAGTGCAGCAGGAATATTTTGAAGACGTCGACAGCAATGTTTTGATCAACGGCGCTATTAACGGAATGGTGGAATCTCTTGGAGACCCATATTCCGACTATATGAACGAAGAAGAAGCAGCCCAGTTTTCACAAGGCATTTCATCCAGTTTCCAAGGGATCGGCGCCGAAGTGCAGGAGCGCAACGGACTGATCAATATCGTTTCGCCGATTAAAGGCTCTCCTGCTGAAAAAGCAGGCTTGAAACCGGGAGACAAAATTTTAAAAGTTGACGGCGAAAGCATCCAGGGCTTCAGTGCTTCGGAAGCGGTTATGCTCATCCGCGGCGAAAAAGGAACAGAAGTGACATTGACAATCCAGCGCGGCGATTTGGCGGAACCGCTCGAAGTCAAAATTGTGCGGGATGATATTCCAATCGAAACCGTTTATCCGGAAATGATTGGCGATGGCGTAGCGCATATCCAAGTGACGAGCTTCTCTGAAAACACAGCGAAGGAATTGACCGACGCAATCAGCGAAATGGAAAAGCAGGGAATGAAAGCGATGGTCATGGACGTCCGCCAAAACCCGGGCGGTCTATTGACAACAGCGCTTGAAATTTCCAATTTGTTCATTGACGAAGGAAAAGAAATGTTCGAAGTGCAGGCCAAAGGCGAAGAACCAGAAATTTACTTGGCGGAGTCAGGTTCGAAAGTGAAAGTGCCGGTTACCCTATTGATTGACGGCGGAAGCGCTTCGGCATCCGAGATTTTAGCGGGCGCCATGAAAGAGTCGGCGGACGTTACTTTGATTGGGGAAAACACATTCGGCAAAGGCACTGTGCAGACAGCCAATGATATGGCTGATGGGTCAAACTTGAAGTTCACGACAGCGAAATGGCTGACGCCGGACGGCAACTGGATCCATGAAAAAGGGATTGCCCCGGACGTGAAAGTGGCGTATCCGGAATATGCATCCCTGCCAGTACTGGATTCTTCGCTTGAAATAAAGGACGGCACCATTTCCGAACAAGTGAAAACAGCTGAACAAATGCTTGAAGCGCTTGGCTATAAAGTCGGCAAAGTGGACGGCGTTTTTGAAGAACAGCTGACAGATGCAGTCGAGCAATTCCAGGAAGACAACGAATTGGAAACGACAGGCGTCGTGACGGGCGATACCACATTCGCCATCATGGAAGCTTTAAGCAAGAAAATCGATGAAGAAGACCCGCAGCTTTTGGAAGCGAAAAAAATCGTGATGGAAGAAGCGGGCATCAAAGCTGAACCTGCAAAAGAATCAGCAGAAGAAGAACCGAAAGAATAA